Part of the Sphaerochaeta associata genome is shown below.
CAGAGAGGTTGAAACGTTGGGCAGTACCTCTGATAATCCTGGCAGGCTTGCTTGCACTTGCTTCATTGGCCTCCCCAATCACTGGATGGTTCTTTCACGTCGATGCGCAGAATGTATACACTCGAGGAACATGGTTCATCGGCTATGCTGTTGTCCAATTGCTGCTGCTGGGAGCATCACTCATCCCTCTTATCGGAGCCGCAAAGAAAAGTACGGCAAGGACGTATTGGACGCTGGTCTTCTTTCCGGTCATTGCATTTGCAGGGGGCCTGCTTCAATCGTTGTTCTATGGCTTGGTGTTGATCTGGCCGGTGACCACGGTATTTCTTGTGGCTGCAGCGCTGAACATCCAGAAAAACCAAATCGGCATCGACCACCTTACCGGCATCTCCAACCGTTTGTTGTTCGATGAAATGCTCAATCATCATCTGCATCTTCAACAAGGATTCGGCTGCATCCTGATGGACCTGGACGGGTTCAAGCAGATCAACGACACGTTGGGGCACGATGCGGGCGATCAGGCGCTCCAGGAGATGGCCAGGATTCTCAGGCGGGTGGCCGGACCCAAGGACATCGTAGCCCGCTACGGCGGCGATGAGTTTGTAATACTGATGCATGAGGCTTCAGAGTATCACCTGCAGGACTTGGTTTCGAGAATCGAACTTGAAGTGGCGATGAGCAACCAGTCCTCCAAAAGGCCGTATCTGCTATCGGTGAGCATGGGATACGCCATCTTCGACTCCTCACTGTTTTCCGATGACAAGAATTTCATGGCCGGCCTCGACGGGGCCATGTATGAACAGAAGCGGAGCAAGCTTGGCAACAGGAAGTGAGAGGACCGTCATGCTCGCTG
Proteins encoded:
- a CDS encoding GGDEF domain-containing protein, which produces MMETMLRTQILLLCLMLLGFCYAATTWKPLFGGLGSSLSLRLYHLFILFTTIMLVTDLLGWVLDGRQDKGVHQILLAAHTIYYAIHALPTICYILYADQLLYQNPERLKRWAVPLIILAGLLALASLASPITGWFFHVDAQNVYTRGTWFIGYAVVQLLLLGASLIPLIGAAKKSTARTYWTLVFFPVIAFAGGLLQSLFYGLVLIWPVTTVFLVAAALNIQKNQIGIDHLTGISNRLLFDEMLNHHLHLQQGFGCILMDLDGFKQINDTLGHDAGDQALQEMARILRRVAGPKDIVARYGGDEFVILMHEASEYHLQDLVSRIELEVAMSNQSSKRPYLLSVSMGYAIFDSSLFSDDKNFMAGLDGAMYEQKRSKLGNRK